A stretch of DNA from Aspergillus flavus chromosome 3, complete sequence:
TCGCCCTTCCGCTGCCTCTATAGCAGACCTTTTCGTCAGCTCGCTGGTGATGGCAGGCTACTGCCGGGAGCACTCTCCTCGAGGACGAGGGCTGTCGACAATGTCTGCGAAGACGTCGAGATGCGAGATGGCGAGATGGCGAGACAGGGGCATGACGAGTACGGGGCACTTATCGAAAAGACGCCTGGATTATCTAGGGTCGCCGGCGAAGTGCCTGGGGGTGGTACATCGTCCAAGAACACAGCGGATGTTCAATTCCGGTATTGCGCAAAAGTTAGAAGACGACGAGGGCGAAGACATTCGTATACCAAGCCGATCAATAGAGAGACCTTCGCCTAGGATACATCACAACAAAGCGGAAGCAGATCAAAGGCCACATTTAGACGGGGGGCTACCACCATCGCAACACACGCTCAAAGAATTGAAATGTGAGCCGATGACGAGCACCTTTACTCTAGAGGATTCAGAACATAACACGTCTTACCCCGTCTCCGGAGAAAACGCACTTGACCGCCAAGTAGATCCACCTGCGGTATCAACCATATCCCACTACCACGGGAAGACGAGCCCGGCTAAAGAATTACACGAAGCTACCTCAAAACTATACCGTTCTGTCTTTGGAGATTCCTTGGACTGGAAGCAGGCTGTTGATactgttgttgatgatgggcAGGTTGAATCATCGTCACCTCGACCTGTTGTGCTTCGTAAGGACAATAAAGAAGATGCCGTGGAGCTCCAGTCAGTCGCGGTATTTGTTGAAGCCTTGTGGGATGAAAAGAAATCCAATCAATATATTTTCCGACTGTACAGAGATCTTCCCTACCCAGGAGTGTCGTACTTGTCAAAAAGGTCACGAGGGGCTCTTTTGCGACGGTTTGCTAACCCTCCTAACCGCCGGTGGGTTGATGCTCGCCGCTATCTTGGGTTAATAGAAGACATGGTGGCTGCAAAACTCCCTGTGTCGCGGTCATTGTGGAGTTCTGCTATCCATCTGGCAGGCCGTGCATCTGGCAAAGTGTGCAAGAGGGATTTAGTGAGATCAATCGGTCTCTGGCAGCAAATGGAGCATGTAGCTGGAGTCAAGTCAGATGGCGTCGTGTTTAACATCCTTTTCGACATAGCCATTAAAGCTGGCCAATTCACAGTCGCAGACCGTCTAATGGAGGAAATGGCGAAACGTGAAATTGCTTTTACTCGCCCTGGAAAGGTTTCCAAAATGTACTACTACGGCATGCAACAGGATGCGGATGGCATCCGTCAGACGTTCGATGCCTTCGTGAGTAGTGGGGAGATTGTTGACACAGTGGTACTAAACTGCCTGATAGTATCCTTTCTTCGGGCTGGGGAAACGAAGACTGCCGAGCAGTTATATCATCGCATGATGCAGGCACAGAACACAGTTGAACTTGATCTCGAGCAGAGGCTACAACATGGGCCGAGTTTGACCTCAGAGTTCATCGTTTATCGCAAAAAGACCAGGAAGCTCAATCGGCTTTTACAAGTATCTGCTTCTCTTAAGGACCAACTACCTGAACACCATCGAGCTTTGCAGGAGGCTTTTCCTATGATCCCCGATACGCGGACATTCcatattcttcttgctcacCACGCCTATCGATCGGGCAACTTGCACGCTTTCATGTCGGTCATAAGTGACATGGAAAAGACCTTTTCAATTCCACCGCGTGGAATGATATATTTGTTGCTTTTCGACGGATTCGCTTACAATGGCCGAAAGAGAAAGGGCTGGACTGCTGAACGGCTGTGGAACGCATGGCGAGCGTATCTTCGCGCTCTCTACGAATCAAAGAACAGATTCAATGATCGCTTTCATTTTCGTACAGCAAAGCTCGTCTGGGAAAATCCGCTAGGAAATAGCGCTGCATTATTGGCAGCACAGACACCTACACTGCCAAGAAAACCAATGGGCTTATACACCCCATTGCCCTCGGGCAGGTCCGAGGCAAAGACCACGTCTGAAGAACACCAGCAGGAGCAGGTAGACGAGAGTAACGAAGCAAGCAAGGAAGATTTTGAAGAATTAAGTGCCAATGATGGGACAACTGAATTCGATGATGACATTGATACCGACGAGCTGTTCAGTTTCCGAGGCCGAGACCAGCATGCCGAGGACGGTGAGCTTGAAGGGCTGGAGCGCCAGATTGAGAATGGAGTATTTTTAGGCCGCCGGATGattatcatcatccttcGAGCATTCGGTGCCTGCTGCGGACCTAAGGAAGTCATGGAGGTCTGGCTGCATATCGAACGACTTTGGCAACCAAAAAGGCGCAAAGCGCTTGACGTCATGGCCGTgaaagaagagctggagaagcagaTAAACAAAGGCAGTAGGAGACACTGAAGTCTGACTGAAAGAAATTCAGTGCATGTACATTATAGACCTGTTATATATACCCTCCAGGTGCATACCATTTGATGACAGCTATTAGACTAACTGCACTATTCTGATCATGTACAGTGAATATTTTTGTGATATCTAGTTTTAGCAATAATAAATTGAAATTCAAAAGAATTGAACATCCAGAAAATAGACAAGATATTAGGGGTGTTTATTACCTTTACTGCATCAGGAAAGGTAATGACTGCCATCCCACGTGATATCGCGTTCCGTCTTCTATTCCAACGCGTTTCGCGGATTTTCCCCGAAGTAAATTCAAACAagccttctcttttttctcattAAGACCGCACATACTTTGATGTAAAAGATGCAGCGGAGATGATAAACGACAATCTGAAGCGTCGCAAGGTAGACTTAGACTTTTATCTACATCGGGTTTTCCGAAAGAAGTCGTTCCGGTAAGTTCGTATACTCTTGGGCTGGCACTTGAACTAATCTTATGCTCTGAATAGTCCTCTACAGCGAGAGGTAGTCACAGCGGCCGTGGAAGGTCATGATGTCTTCCTGCAGGCATCTACATCTTTTGGAAAGAGCCTGTGCTTCCAATTGCCTGCTGTCATCAGCCATGGCGGTTGGTCCACCTCCATCATGTAGACTTCGGTCTGAGACTTTCGTTGTATTCTAAATATTCCTCTCTTACACAGTGACTGTCGTTGTATGCCCTCTCCTCGCATTGATGGTAAGTTAAGGAAACGCAATGCCAGGAATCCAGGTCATTGAAGCAACACAACCTACAGACAGACCAAGTAAACGCGCTCCAAGCCCTAGGAGTAGCAGTGGCAACAATCAATTCGACTACCTCACTTTCAGAGAGACGCGAGATCCTCGCCGACCTTCTCTCAGGACATCCCCGAACCCGCCTTCTTTATGTAACCCCAGAGCTATGCCAAACGGAGACGTTCCGGCGAAATCTCCAAACTATCCATTCCCAGGGAGAGCTCAATCGTGTCGCCATCGACGAGGCCCACTGCATCAGTGAATGGGGCCATGACTTCCGCCCAGCGTACAAGGAACTGTCTTGGTTCAAACGGGCCTTGAACAACCCCCCAGTTCCGATCAGCGCCTGCACGGCCACCGCAACCCCGCGTGTCCGTCAGGATATCATAAATCTCCTCGGTTTAGATCCCGGCCAATTGAAGATTTTCAATACACCATCAGCTCGACCAAACATACATTACGAGATCAGATATCTCCCAAATCCTATCGACGATTCAGGAGACTCTGGAAAGGCCCAAGTTAACGACTTCGTCTCCTGGCTGAAGTCCATCCAGAGCCGTCGAAGAGCCAGATTGGGGGGAAATGACGCTAATCTTCCACCTATATCCGGTATCATTTACGTGTCCTTCAGATCATCGTCGGAAAACCTTGCCGGCATTCTGTCAACATCATGGAACGGCAATATCCGAGCAGTTGCCTATCACGCCGGTCTTTCCTCCCAAGACAGGACCCAGATTCAGTCACAGTGGACATCCCCACAGTCACTCTCAGAACCAAACGACCAAACCCCAGCGTTCTACATAATAGTCGCAACTAATGCGTTCGGCATGGGCATCGATAACCCCCATGTTCGATTTGTAGTTCACTGGAACCCTCCCCGAAGCTTCGAGGGGTTTGTACAAGAGTCCGGTCGCGCAGGTCGCGATGGCCGTGCCGCCGCATCAATCGTTTACTTCAACACCCAAGAGCGAGATAAAGTACTCGATCGTCTCCGACGAGACGTTGAAAATGCCTACAATCGCGCCAACAAGAAACCAGCGAATGGAGTATCCAAGGACGATCCTAACAGCAATCTTCAAAATCAATACGCTCGGCTGCGGAGTTTTCAAAAAGTTGTTCGCTATTGTGAGTCAACTAGCCGGTGCAGGCACGAGATGATTAAGGATTTCTTCGGAGACCTAGAACTTGAGAGGATGGGTTCTCAGGCCCCGAGCTCCGAAATGAAAACAGGCTCAAGCGCATCGCCGTGCGACTTTGCTTGTGATTTTTGCAAGGAAGGCCCCAGGGGTCTAACGCTTCGCAAGGCAAGAATGGCCATTGAGAATGAGTTAATGGACTGTACGCAGTGGGATTACATGTCGAACATGGAGGCAATGTATCCGGATGCTTTTTCTGGTTTCGACTAGAGATGAACTGCAGCGTGGTTATGTACCCCGTTGCTCTTATGTATAGTTAACGACATGCAGGCGTATAATTATAAATGATCAGATTAATACCCCTACCAGATATGGTTTCTTAGATTTCGGAGTGTCTGTATAGGACAGACCTTTGGCACTATGTACAAATTCTATCCCTTCTTCCAGCGATATAGTCCACACATCATAGCCCAGAATTGTCCGGGCATGGTATTCAAAGAATAGTGGCAACATGTGTACTAAGTATGAACCTTCCGGATTCACGATTCCCAAATGTATGATTCATCCGAAAACCAATACTCTCTACTAACTACGGATTATATCTTATTTAGCgttgagaaaagaatatgGAGCTGAGCGAGGAATTCCAATCTTTTCTAGCACGAACACAATATTGCCCAAATCCGACTTCATCAGATGTCAAACATGGGAATAAGCTATAAATTTTCACCTGGCCAATAAGTGAATTTATCGGCGACGGTAACAAGTTAGGGTATTTTGATTCCTCCTGCTTTTGTGGTTGTCTCCATCTCAAATATCTAGCCGAGGACAAGTTCACAGGCCCGGTGGCGGTGGAACCTATATCATGCCGGGTCAGTAAAGTCTTTCTTTCATAATACTGGGACAAAGTACGTACTGCACTGTAGCTGCCGCCGgggggaggtggagggggggAACCTGAACcgggaggcggaggaggggGCGCTTCACTAGTcggaggagggggagcgggACTTTGGGACTGCGACTGCGGCTGTgactgctgctgttgctgctgggcGTATTGCTGATAGTATTGGTAGTAGGCGACGTAGTTTTGATATCCACCGTAGGCAGCGTAGGGATCGGATCCGTAGTACTGTGCATACTGTGCGCTATAGTCGGCTAGGTTCTGTCCTCCCGATGACCCTGTGGCGCCTTGCGCGGCTGGGCTACCAGACGTGGAGGGCGAGTTCTGGTGCGAATGATTCCCATAACCAccactgccactgccactgccacCCCCATTACCTCCACCGTAGCCTCCACCATAGCCCCCTCCCTGATAACGGTCTCCACGCTGGCCATATCCGCCATAGTTGTGCTGGGGCGGGTTCTCCTTGAAGCGCTGATACTGTTCTCGAACATTGGCCAAAAGGTCCTCGCACAGCTCTTTGGCGCTCTTAACATCGTTGGGATCGGGTCCACTGTGCGTTGTTAAATTTCAAAGCTTCGAGGTGGGGAGATAAAGTACTTACGCAACATGCAAGAACATTGGCTCCTCGCTTTCTCTGCCGGTACTGGGTTCCATGAAGCCGGAGCCTCGACCTTTGATTTGAACCTTGCATCGAGTTCTCTGTTGAATATGCTTTACATATGCACCGCCCTGTCCGACAACCTGGGCAC
This window harbors:
- a CDS encoding pentatricopeptide repeat protein; this translates as MPHPNRFQSSPNLRLSPAQGLDTCLSVNCSSMSKPESFSYNASIRRLSSRRPRPSAASIADLFVSSLVMAGYCREHSPRGRGLSTMSAKTSRCEMARWRDRGMTSTGHLSKRRLDYLGSPAKCLGVVHRPRTQRMFNSGIAQKLEDDEGEDIRIPSRSIERPSPRIHHNKAEADQRPHLDGGLPPSQHTLKELKCEPMTSTFTLEDSEHNTSYPVSGENALDRQVDPPAVSTISHYHGKTSPAKELHEATSKLYRSVFGDSLDWKQAVDTVVDDGQVESSSPRPVVLRKDNKEDAVELQSVAVFVEALWDEKKSNQYIFRLYRDLPYPGVSYLSKRSRGALLRRFANPPNRRWVDARRYLGLIEDMVAAKLPVSRSLWSSAIHLAGRASGKVCKRDLVRSIGLWQQMEHVAGVKSDGVVFNILFDIAIKAGQFTVADRLMEEMAKREIAFTRPGKVSKMYYYGMQQDADGIRQTFDAFVSSGEIVDTVVLNCLIVSFLRAGETKTAEQLYHRMMQAQNTVELDLEQRLQHGPSLTSEFIVYRKKTRKLNRLLQVSASLKDQLPEHHRALQEAFPMIPDTRTFHILLAHHAYRSGNLHAFMSVISDMEKTFSIPPRGMIYLLLFDGFAYNGRKRKGWTAERLWNAWRAYLRALYESKNRFNDRFHFRTAKLVWENPLGNSAALLAAQTPTLPRKPMGLYTPLPSGRSEAKTTSEEHQQEQVDESNEASKEDFEELSANDGTTEFDDDIDTDELFSFRGRDQHAEDGELEGLERQIENGVFLGRRMIIIILRAFGACCGPKEVMEVWLHIERLWQPKRRKALDVMAVKEELEKQINKGSRRH
- a CDS encoding putative RecQ family helicase RecQ (ATP-dependent DNA helicase), which produces MINDNLKRRKVDLDFYLHRVFRKKSFRPLQREVVTAAVEGHDVFLQASTSFGKSLCFQLPAVISHGVTVVVCPLLALMTDQVNALQALGVAVATINSTTSLSERREILADLLSGHPRTRLLYVTPELCQTETFRRNLQTIHSQGELNRVAIDEAHCISEWGHDFRPAYKELSWFKRALNNPPVPISACTATATPRVRQDIINLLGLDPGQLKIFNTPSARPNIHYEIRYLPNPIDDSGDSGKAQVNDFVSWLKSIQSRRRARLGGNDANLPPISGIIYVSFRSSSENLAGILSTSWNGNIRAVAYHAGLSSQDRTQIQSQWTSPQSLSEPNDQTPAFYIIVATNAFGMGIDNPHVRFVVHWNPPRSFEGFVQESGRAGRDGRAAASIVYFNTQERDKVLDRLRRDVENAYNRANKKPANGVSKDDPNSNLQNQYARLRSFQKVVRYCESTSRCRHEMIKDFFGDLELERMGSQAPSSEMKTGSSASPCDFACDFCKEGPRGLTLRKARMAIENELMDCTQWDYMSNMEAMYPDAFSGFD
- a CDS encoding KH domain protein — its product is MADDERRVKRSRFDQTEPEPRRASRFDRRSRSPSSRQSEATRTRSPLSREPRSPSADPAKKSGGADPAAAAAAAAAKINAQLQAKKGIQHVDVPPIRSATSPAPAAASPSAGDASTKLNTDIYVADGDYIKDIEINDLRNRYTLTKGSTQKMIKEETGADVTTRGNYYPDKSMATAANPPLYLHVTSTNKEGLEKAVDLINELMKKELPNLVDERRFRRREPEQVERDEYGRRKWPEERIPVDLEPIPGFNLRAQVVGQGGAYVKHIQQRTRCKVQIKGRGSGFMEPSTGRESEEPMFLHVAGPDPNDVKSAKELCEDLLANVREQYQRFKENPPQHNYGGYGQRGDRYQGGGYGGGYGGGNGGGSGSGSGGYGNHSHQNSPSTSGSPAAQGATGSSGGQNLADYSAQYAQYYGSDPYAAYGGYQNYVAYYQYYQQYAQQQQQQSQPQSQSQSPAPPPPTSEAPPPPPPGSGSPPPPPPGGSYSAVRTLSQYYERKTLLTRHDIGSTATGPVNLSSARYLRWRQPQKQEESKYPNLLPSPINSLIGQVKIYSLFPCLTSDEVGFGQYCVRARKDWNSSLSSIFFSQR